Within Dreissena polymorpha isolate Duluth1 chromosome 13, UMN_Dpol_1.0, whole genome shotgun sequence, the genomic segment GCctattttaagattttatttgGCTACATCACAAAAGACAAACGATATCGGAAATACAACTGATGCCTGAAACCCCTCCGGCCGCTCAAAGTGTACTAAACGACCAGATTACGTCAAATACCAAAACCGTGGATGATTATGCAGCAATGTATAAACTCCAAAATGACAATACCAATGATGGAGATATCCTGTCCCATGCAATGGAGTTCGCTGGGATTCCATTATCAGATGATGAATCCCTTCCTGATCTTATGGCTCATCCCATTCAGCAATCTGCTCTAGATCTCCCACACCTGAAAAAAATAGTGCTAAAACTTCACCGCGGCCATTTGTTGCGAGAATTAATTGATGCGTTTAAACAAATTGATCCAACAAAAGACATAGTGTCTGTCCAGATGGTGATGCCAGATGGTCGTCTAGAGGCTGCAGAAGATAGCGGTGGGGTGACGAGGGACGCCCTTTCCGAGTTTTGGACGGCCTTTTACGACCAATGTACGTTAGGTACAAAGTTTAAAGTCCCATATCTGCGACACGACTTTGCTGAGAAAGAATGGCAGTCAGTTGCTAAAATCATCATATTTGGATGGGAATCATGTAAATACTTTCCTATACAGTTGTCATTGCCTTTCATTCAGCTGTGTATCTATGAAAAATATTCAGCTAATATTCTCGACAATTTCTTCGATGTCATACCGCAAGAAGAGGCAATCACACTGAGGAAAGCTTTGTCCGATTTTACATCTGTCGAACAGGACGATCTCATGGATGCACTTGAGCTACACGATTGTAAGACCCTTCCTACGTCAAACAATATTTCGAAATTACTTAACGAAATTGCACATAAAGAAATTATCCAGGCACCTATGTTCATAGCCGATTGTCTCCAGCCTATCctgaaaaaattaaacattactgAAGACCATCTTACCCAGCTGTACACTGACCTTATTCCAACATCAAAGCTTGTCAACAAAATGTTTAAGTTTCCAGAAGTTATGTGCGCCGAGGAACAAACCGTTGCACAACATCTCAGAAGGTTCATCAGAGAATTAAACAGTGACTCGCTACGCAAGTTCGTGAGATTTTGTACAGGATCTGATCTCATGGTCAGCAAAGAGATACAAGT encodes:
- the LOC127854906 gene encoding uncharacterized protein LOC127854906; translation: MVMPDGRLEAAEDSGGVTRDALSEFWTAFYDQCTLGTKFKVPYLRHDFAEKEWQSVAKIIIFGWESCKYFPIQLSLPFIQLCIYEKYSANILDNFFDVIPQEEAITLRKALSDFTSVEQDDLMDALELHDCKTLPTSNNISKLLNEIAHKEIIQAPMFIADCLQPILKKLNITEDHLTQLYTDLIPTSKLVNKMFKFPEVMCAEEQTVAQHLRRFIRELNSDSLRKFVRFCTGSDLMVSKEIQVVFVNVSGLARRPIAHTCSCLLELSKSYESFPQFRSEFMGVLDSNVWVMDII